The Legionella cincinnatiensis genome includes a region encoding these proteins:
- the coaE gene encoding dephospho-CoA kinase (Dephospho-CoA kinase (CoaE) performs the final step in coenzyme A biosynthesis.), producing the protein MVYCVGLTGDIASGKTTAATLFSQLGIEVISADKISRELTQKDHHIYKKIVEHYGTKILNSDKDLNRAQLREIIFSNPKEREWLEHLLHPLIRQKIKKKVASCTTPYCIVEIPLLITKHHYPYIDRVLLITTPIETQISRVMKRDQCTKEQAQAILSVQPNISLRLKNAHDVVVNDLGIEELTTKVNNLHRKYLHLSSDPKFGS; encoded by the coding sequence ATGGTTTATTGCGTTGGGCTCACAGGCGATATAGCAAGTGGTAAAACCACTGCCGCCACTCTTTTTTCGCAGTTGGGTATAGAAGTGATCTCTGCTGACAAAATATCGCGAGAGCTTACCCAAAAAGATCACCACATCTATAAAAAAATTGTCGAACACTATGGAACTAAAATTCTAAACTCAGATAAAGATCTAAATCGTGCCCAATTAAGAGAAATTATTTTTTCAAATCCCAAAGAACGAGAGTGGCTCGAACATCTTTTGCACCCACTTATCCGCCAGAAAATTAAAAAAAAAGTGGCCTCTTGTACTACACCCTATTGCATTGTAGAAATACCTTTATTGATTACGAAGCATCATTATCCTTACATCGATAGGGTATTACTTATCACTACACCAATAGAAACTCAAATATCACGGGTAATGAAACGAGATCAATGCACTAAAGAGCAAGCACAGGCTATCTTATCAGTTCAACCGAATATCAGTCTTCGTTTAAAAAATGCCCATGATGTAGTGGTTAATGATTTGGGAATTGAAGAGCTGACAACAAAGGTAAACAATTTACATCGTAAATATCTTCACTTATCAAGTGATCCTAAATTCGGCAGTTGA